In Gouania willdenowi chromosome 17, fGouWil2.1, whole genome shotgun sequence, one DNA window encodes the following:
- the LOC114478770 gene encoding cAMP-specific 3',5'-cyclic phosphodiesterase 4B-like isoform X3 produces MPEANYLFSVSWGYIKFKRMLNRELSHLSEMSRSGNQVSEYISNTFLDKQNELELPCALPKTRERKRRLQQQQPIQQQPHQGGMMTQISGVKKVSHSSSISGSIGNRFGVKTDQEELLSKDLEDINKWGLNIFKVAEHSQNRPLTCVMYAIFQERDLMRTFKIPTDTFVTFMLTLEGHYHSDVAYHNSLHAADVAQSTHILLSTPALDAVFTDLEILAAIFAAAIHDVDHPGVSNQFLINTNSELALMYNDESVLENHHLAVGFKLLQEENCDIFQNLNKKQRQTLRRMVIDMVLATDMSKHMSLLANLKTMVETKKVTSSGVLLLDNCTDRMQVLCNVVHCADLSNPTKPLDLYRQWTDRIMDEFFHQGDRERERGMEVSPMCDKHTASVERTQVGFIDYIVHPLWETWADLVHPDAQDILDTLEDNRNWYQSMIPQSPSPPFYASDGEESPLQEGEDRPVASKFQFELTLDEQEGLGTEGCGVVVDTGRDGMETATQDESSAET; encoded by the exons acaAACAAAATGAGCTGGAGCTTCCATGTGCTCTTCCAAAGACGAGGGAAAGAAAGAGAagacttcagcagcagcagccgatACAGCAGCAGCCGCATCAGGGTGGGATGATGACACAGATCAGCGGGGTGAAAAAGGTCAGCCACTCGTCCAGCATCTCGGGAAGCATCGGGAATCGTTTTGGGGTCAAGACGGATCAGGAGGAACTTCTGTCAAAG GATCTGGAGGACATCAACAAATGGGGATTGAATATCTTCAAAGTGGCTGAGCATTCCCAAAACCGACCACTCACATGTGTCATGTACGCCATCTTTCAG GAACGAGACCTCATGAGGACGTTTAAAATTCCAACGGACACTTTTGTGACGTTCATGCTGACCCTGGAGGGCCACTATCACTCCGACGTGGCCTATCACAACAGCCTGCACGCCGCAGACGTGGCCCAGTCCACCCACATCCTTCTCTCCACCCCAGCACTGGAC GCCGTGTTCACAGATCTTGAGATCTTGGCGGCCATCTTTGCCGCAGCCATTCATGACGTGGATCATCCCGGAGTGTCCAACCAGTTCCTCATCAATACCA ACTCTGAGCTGGCTTTGATGTACAACGATGAATCAGTGTTGGAAAATCACCACCTGGCTGTCGGCTTCAAACTGCTGCAGGAGGAAAACTGTGACATCTTCCAAAACCTGAACAAGAAGCAGCGGCAGACGCTCCGCAGGATGGTCATAGACATG GTGTTGGCAACTGACATGTCCAAACACATGAGCTTGCTGGCTAATCTGAAGACTATGGTGGAAACCAAGAAGGTGACCAGCTCTGGTGTCTTACTGCTGGATAACTGCACAGACAGAATGCAG GTTCTGTGTAACGTGGTTCACTGTGCGGACCTGAGTAACCCCACTAAGCCACTGGATCTGTACCGGCAGTGGACCGACAGAATCATGGACGAGTTCTTCCACCAGGGGGACAGAGAGAGGGAGCGAGGGATGGAAGTTAGCCCCATGTGTGACAAACACACAGCCTCAGTGGAAAGGACCCAG GTCGGCTTTATTGATTACATCGTCCACCCCCTGTGGGAAACGTGGGCCGACCTGGTACATCCCGACGCCCAGGACATCCTGGACACATTGGAGGACAACAGAAACTGGTACCAGAGCATGATCCCTCAGAGTCCCTCTCCTCCTTTCTACGCCAGTGATGGAGAGGAAAGCCCCCTGCAGGAGGGGGAGGACAGACCTGTGGCCAGTAAGTTTCAATTTGAGCTGACGCTGGACGAACAAGAAGGACTGGGCACGGAGGGGTGCGGCGTGGTGGTGGACACAGGGCGAGATGGGATGGAAACGGCAACACAAGACGAATCCTCAGCAGAAACATAG